In Chamaesiphon minutus PCC 6605, a genomic segment contains:
- a CDS encoding pyridoxamine 5'-phosphate oxidase family protein, with translation MLNIDEMSLKDSRKLLHQVGYGHLAFIYEGKPYAMPMHYYLEDSDIYLFTTEGIKTYGMDANPEICLQVEEVHGSLHWRSVMVNGRAERLTDRQDIERVTKLIKEQNPTLTPAINRTWIDTWGRADVVVIYRISHYEMSGRMTDGVNSQQAIKIPREIHTSST, from the coding sequence ATGCTAAATATCGATGAAATGAGTTTAAAAGATAGCCGCAAATTACTCCATCAAGTAGGCTACGGACATCTTGCCTTCATCTATGAAGGCAAACCTTACGCGATGCCAATGCATTATTATCTCGAAGATTCAGATATTTATTTATTTACCACTGAAGGTATCAAAACTTATGGCATGGACGCAAATCCAGAAATTTGCTTACAGGTTGAAGAAGTACACGGATCGCTGCATTGGCGCAGTGTAATGGTGAATGGTCGAGCTGAACGTCTGACAGATCGGCAAGATATCGAACGGGTTACGAAATTAATTAAAGAGCAAAATCCGACACTTACTCCTGCTATCAATCGAACTTGGATCGATACTTGGGGACGTGCAGACGTAGTGGTCATCTATCGGATCTCCCACTATGAGATGAGCGGAAGGATGACTGATGGAGTCAAC
- a CDS encoding oleate hydratase codes for MTESKAYLLGGGIGSLSAAAFMIRDGGLPGENIFILETNPIVGGSLDGAGNPIDGYSLRGGRMLTTDNYECTWDLFKSIPSLTLAGKTVFDETIEFNELHKSHSMARLVDTRRAKVPVSSMGFSMPNRKELLELSLASEAELGASCITDWLSPEFFETEFWYMWATTFAFQPWHSAIEFKRYLHRFMLEFTRIETLGGVKRTIYNQYDSLVRPLQSWLAKQNVHFYVDCKVTDLERHIATNKLVVTGIHYQQGGESKTIAVKNGDLVFLQNGSMTDASSLGSMTSAPKQLTKQDCTSWTLWEKLAAENSDFGNPAAFNSSIAESCWESFTVTLKNPAFFDKMCKFSGNEAGTGGLVTFKDSNWLMSIVIAHQPHFIDQPTDVQVFWGYALFPDRVGNFVPKPMAECNGAEILQELCGHLRFDFDTVASANCIPCRMPYITSMFMPRLHTDRPVPIPHHSKNLAFISQFVEIPDDVVFTVEYSVRVAQMAVYQFLGIDRQIPPVTPHDKSLRVQFEALVKAFK; via the coding sequence ATGACTGAATCTAAAGCATATTTACTGGGTGGTGGAATTGGTTCTCTATCTGCCGCTGCCTTCATGATTCGCGACGGCGGACTTCCTGGCGAAAATATTTTTATCCTCGAAACCAATCCGATCGTGGGTGGAAGTTTGGATGGAGCGGGGAACCCCATAGACGGTTATTCGCTGCGGGGGGGACGGATGTTGACGACCGATAATTACGAATGTACTTGGGATCTGTTTAAGTCGATTCCTTCCCTGACTCTGGCAGGGAAAACGGTATTCGATGAAACGATCGAGTTTAACGAGCTGCATAAGTCTCATTCAATGGCACGATTAGTGGATACTCGGCGGGCGAAAGTCCCAGTCAGTTCGATGGGCTTTTCGATGCCAAATCGTAAGGAATTACTGGAACTTAGTCTGGCTAGTGAAGCCGAGTTGGGTGCTAGTTGCATTACCGATTGGTTATCCCCAGAATTTTTCGAGACTGAATTCTGGTATATGTGGGCGACTACCTTTGCCTTTCAGCCGTGGCATAGTGCGATCGAATTTAAGCGGTATTTACATCGCTTTATGCTTGAGTTCACGCGAATTGAAACCTTGGGAGGGGTGAAGCGAACTATCTACAATCAGTATGATTCATTGGTGCGTCCGTTACAGAGTTGGCTGGCGAAGCAAAATGTCCATTTTTATGTAGATTGCAAGGTGACGGATCTGGAGCGACACATCGCCACGAATAAGTTAGTAGTCACAGGTATTCATTATCAGCAAGGCGGTGAAAGTAAAACCATTGCCGTTAAAAATGGCGATCTAGTCTTTCTCCAAAACGGCTCGATGACTGATGCTTCAAGTTTGGGTTCGATGACAAGTGCCCCCAAACAATTAACTAAACAGGACTGCACCAGTTGGACACTGTGGGAAAAGCTGGCTGCGGAAAACTCAGATTTTGGAAATCCGGCTGCTTTCAATAGCAGTATCGCTGAGTCGTGTTGGGAATCTTTTACCGTCACGCTCAAAAATCCGGCATTTTTTGACAAGATGTGCAAATTTAGCGGCAATGAAGCCGGAACTGGCGGACTGGTGACGTTTAAAGATTCTAACTGGTTGATGTCGATCGTCATCGCCCATCAACCCCACTTTATCGATCAGCCTACCGACGTGCAGGTGTTCTGGGGATATGCTCTATTTCCAGATCGAGTGGGTAATTTCGTGCCCAAACCGATGGCTGAGTGCAATGGTGCTGAAATTCTCCAAGAACTCTGCGGTCATCTCCGCTTTGATTTCGACACTGTAGCATCAGCAAACTGTATTCCGTGCCGAATGCCGTATATCACAAGTATGTTTATGCCGCGTTTACACACGGATCGACCTGTACCAATCCCGCATCACTCCAAGAACCTCGCATTTATCAGTCAGTTTGTCGAGATTCCTGATGATGTTGTGTTTACCGTCGAATATTCCGTGCGGGTGGCGCAGATGGCAGTTTATCAATTTTTGGGGATCGATCGTCAGATCCCACCCGTAACGCCTCATGATAAGTCACTGCGAGTGCAGTTTGAGGCTTTAGTTAAAGCGTTTAAATGA
- a CDS encoding phosphoketolase family protein, producing the protein MTIATRIMPKTLTTEELRKIHAYWRAANYLSVGQIYLLDNPLLHEPLKLEHIKPRLLGHWGTTPGLNFIYAHFNRVIKARDLNVMYVIGPGHGGPGIVANTYLEGTYSEVYPNISQDTEGMQRLFKQFSFPGGIPSHVAPETPGSIHEGGELGYSLLHAYGAAFDNPDLLVCCVVGDGEAETGALATSWHSNKFLNPARDGAVLPILHLNGYKIANPTVLARIDPEELESLLMGYGYKPYFIEGDDPEILHQQMAATLDLVIDEIRAIQHDARINGCSKRPRHPMIVLKTPKGWTGPKFVDGIPIENTFRAHQVPLTEFASKPEHIKLLEDWMKSYQPEELFDDSGKLLEDLAELAPKGDRRMGANPHANGGLLLKDLKLPNFQDYAVEVPKPGTITAEPTRVMGEFLRDVMKLNLDSRNFRVMSPDENNSNRWNAILEVTNRVSTAEILPTDDHIAVDGRVMEVLSEHMCQGWLEGYLLTGRHGFFSCYEAFIHIIDSMFNQHAKWLKVTHDIPWRRSIASFNYLLTSHVWRQDHNGFSHQDPGFIDHIVNKKASVIRVYLPPDANTLLSVTNHCLRSRNYVNLIIAGKQPELQWLDMDAAIEHCTAGIGIWDWASNDKGSEPDVVMACAGDVPTLETLAAVDFLRQHFPDLKIRVVNVVDLMTLQPSSVNPHGLSDRNFDSIFTRDKPIVFAYHGYPGLIHRLTCHRTNHHNLHVHGYKEEGTTTTAFDMVVLNDLDRFHLAQDVIARLPQLQSIGAHAQQLLRDKLIEHRHYIIKHGEDMPEILNWQWSY; encoded by the coding sequence ATGACAATTGCCACTCGCATCATGCCCAAAACCTTAACAACAGAAGAACTGCGAAAGATTCATGCTTACTGGCGAGCTGCGAACTATCTTTCAGTCGGTCAGATTTATCTCCTCGACAATCCACTTCTGCATGAACCGCTCAAACTCGAACACATCAAACCGCGACTGCTCGGACATTGGGGCACAACTCCAGGTCTTAACTTTATCTACGCTCATTTCAATCGGGTCATTAAAGCGCGGGATTTGAACGTGATGTATGTCATCGGCCCAGGTCATGGCGGGCCAGGGATCGTTGCCAACACCTATCTGGAAGGGACTTACAGCGAGGTTTATCCAAATATCTCTCAGGATACCGAGGGGATGCAGCGGCTGTTCAAACAGTTCTCATTTCCAGGCGGAATTCCCAGCCACGTTGCCCCTGAAACACCTGGTTCGATCCACGAGGGCGGGGAGCTAGGCTACTCACTACTTCATGCCTATGGTGCCGCCTTCGACAACCCCGATCTGTTAGTTTGCTGCGTTGTTGGCGATGGCGAAGCTGAAACTGGAGCGTTGGCAACCAGTTGGCACTCCAACAAGTTTCTGAATCCAGCCCGCGATGGTGCAGTTCTGCCAATTCTGCATTTGAATGGCTATAAAATTGCCAATCCGACGGTATTGGCGCGGATCGACCCAGAGGAACTAGAAAGCCTACTGATGGGCTATGGCTACAAGCCTTATTTTATCGAGGGAGACGACCCCGAAATCTTGCACCAACAGATGGCAGCAACGCTGGATCTCGTCATTGATGAGATCCGCGCGATCCAACACGATGCCCGCATCAATGGCTGCTCAAAGCGTCCCCGACATCCGATGATTGTACTGAAAACTCCCAAGGGATGGACGGGGCCTAAATTTGTGGATGGAATTCCGATTGAAAATACGTTTCGCGCTCATCAGGTGCCTTTAACCGAATTCGCTAGCAAGCCAGAGCATATCAAACTGCTGGAAGACTGGATGAAGAGTTACCAGCCAGAAGAACTGTTTGATGACAGCGGGAAATTGCTGGAAGATTTGGCAGAACTCGCGCCGAAGGGCGATCGCCGGATGGGGGCAAATCCTCATGCCAATGGCGGGTTATTGCTCAAAGATCTGAAGCTCCCTAACTTCCAGGACTATGCGGTTGAAGTTCCCAAACCAGGCACGATTACCGCAGAGCCAACCCGCGTCATGGGGGAGTTCTTACGGGATGTGATGAAGCTAAACCTGGACAGTCGCAATTTTCGAGTGATGAGTCCTGATGAAAATAACTCAAATCGGTGGAATGCGATTTTGGAAGTGACCAATCGCGTCTCAACTGCCGAAATCCTGCCGACGGACGACCATATTGCAGTAGATGGTCGGGTAATGGAAGTTTTGAGCGAACACATGTGTCAGGGCTGGCTAGAGGGATATCTGTTAACGGGTCGCCACGGCTTCTTCTCCTGTTACGAAGCATTCATTCACATCATCGACTCGATGTTCAATCAACATGCTAAATGGTTGAAAGTCACTCATGACATTCCTTGGCGGCGATCGATCGCTTCTTTTAACTACCTACTCACTTCTCATGTCTGGCGGCAGGATCACAATGGTTTTTCCCATCAAGATCCAGGTTTTATCGATCACATCGTCAATAAGAAAGCAAGCGTAATTCGCGTTTATCTGCCACCCGATGCCAATACGTTGCTCTCGGTAACTAACCACTGTTTGCGGAGTCGTAATTATGTGAATCTGATTATTGCTGGCAAGCAGCCAGAATTACAGTGGCTCGACATGGATGCTGCCATCGAGCACTGTACTGCTGGAATTGGAATTTGGGACTGGGCGAGTAATGACAAAGGCAGCGAACCCGATGTGGTAATGGCCTGTGCTGGAGACGTGCCAACGCTTGAAACCTTAGCAGCGGTTGATTTCTTGCGTCAACACTTTCCCGATTTGAAAATTCGCGTGGTCAATGTCGTTGACTTAATGACGCTTCAGCCTTCGAGCGTAAATCCCCACGGTTTGAGCGATCGAAATTTTGATAGCATCTTTACCCGCGATAAGCCGATCGTGTTTGCCTATCATGGCTATCCTGGGTTGATTCATCGCCTCACCTGTCACCGCACCAATCATCATAATCTGCATGTACACGGGTACAAGGAAGAAGGAACTACAACAACAGCCTTCGATATGGTGGTGCTCAACGATCTCGATCGCTTTCATCTCGCGCAGGACGTTATCGCTCGACTCCCACAGCTCCAATCGATCGGTGCCCACGCCCAACAGCTTCTCCGCGACAAACTGATCGAACACAGGCATTACATTATCAAACATGGAGAAGATATGCCTGAGATTCTGAATTGGCAGTGGTCGTACTAA